The following coding sequences lie in one Aspergillus puulaauensis MK2 DNA, chromosome 3, nearly complete sequence genomic window:
- a CDS encoding putative FAD binding monooxygenase (COG:C,H;~EggNog:ENOG410PNYN;~InterPro:IPR036188,IPR002938;~PFAM:PF01494,PF08491;~go_function: GO:0071949 - FAD binding [Evidence IEA]) codes for MTPRPDVLIIGAGPSGLVTALWLVKQGIHIRIVDKAKADVTTSRALAIQARTLELYRQLGIAEDVVSNGHKIAATNVWSEGTHRGRIPIGDIGSGLTPYPFIHIFPQDQHETLLEDRLNSLGVQVERHRELIDFTENKSSITARLRTTDPSTDGDDNVETCEATFIVGCDGARSTVRHVSGVEYDGATYSHIFFVADFEGSGPSLNGEAHVTFNQSEFMLLFPYDDSSRGRISGAIDDETAEKDTDITFEDVAPRMAETLKLKIDKLNWFSTYRSHHRLASAFRKGRAFLVGDAAHIHSPVGGQGMNTGIGDAINLAWKLSAVIKGQAGLSLLESYETERRAFASQLVNTTDSGFNAVISQSYFARTLRTYVLPYVAPLLAKIDYVRHNVFRKVSQIMLDYRQSMLSAGVAGYVHGGDRMPWAPVGDIDNFENLKSITWQVHVYGEPKPELTQWCLNKNIPLHAFPWDGQYQTAGLQADAAYLIRPDTYVAVAEPSGSFQRFDRYFEDIGLQWL; via the coding sequence ATGACGCCCCGTCCTGACGTCCTGATCATCGGCGCTGGCCCCTCTGGCCTTGTCACAGCCTTATGGCTAGTTAAGCAAGGTATACATATCCGTATTGTCGATAAAGCCAAGGCCGACGTAACTACCTCTCGGGCACTGGCTATCCAGGCACGAACCCTAGAACTATACCGCCAACTCGGAATCGCGGAAGATGTTGTCTCAAACGGGCACAAAATTGCAGCCACAAACGTCTGGTCTGAGGGCACTCACCGGGGGCGAATACCCATTGGTGATATTGGTAGTGGGTTAACGCCATACCCATTTATCCACATTTTCCCCCAGGACCAGCACGAGACGCTCTTGGAAGACCGCCTCAACTCCCTCGGTGTCCAAGTCGAGCGGCACCGAGAGCTTATAGACTTCACGGAAAACAAATCATCAATCACAGCTCGGCTGAGGACGACCGATCCTAGTACCGATGGTGATGACAATGTTGAAACCTGCGAAGCAACCTTTATTGTTGGCTGTGACGGAGCCCGTTCGACTGTTCGCCATGTCTCCGGAGTTGAATACGACGGCGCAACGTACTCCCATATCTTCTTTGTCGCCGATTTCGAGGGAAGCGGGCCATCACTGAATGGCGAAGCACATGTTACTTTCAACCAGTCTGAGTTTATGCTGCTGTTTCCATATGATGACAGCAGCCGGGGCCGCATCTCTGGGGCCATTGATGATGAAACTGCGGAGAAAGACACCGATATCACCTTCGAGGATGTTGCCCCAAGGATGGCGGAAACGCTGAAACTGAAAATCGACAAGCTGAACTGGTTTTCCACTTATCGAAGCCATCACCGTCTAGCATCTGCCTTCCGCAAAGGCAGAGCGTTCTTGGTCGGCGACGCGGCACATATTCATAGTCCTGTCGGGGGACAGGGAATGAACACCGGTATTGGTGATGCAATCAACCTGGCATGGAAGCTGTCAGCGGTCATCAAAGGACAAGCCGGCCTATCGTTACTCGAAAGCTATGAGACAGAACGTCGCGCGTTTGCGAGCCAATTGGTCAACACAACTGACAGCGGTTTCAATGCCGTTATTTCGCAGAGCTACTTCGCGCGAACCCTGCGAACATATGTTCTGCCTTATGTTGCGCCATTGCTCGCCAAAATCGACTACGTTAGACACAATGTGTTCCGGAAGGTTTCTCAAATTATGCTGGATTATAGACAGAGTATGTTGTCAGCCGGTGTTGCAGGCTATGTTCACGGCGGAGACCGTATGCCATGGGCCCCTGTAGGAGACATTGACAACTTTGAGAACCTGAAATCAATTACCTGGCAGGTCCATGTTTATGGAGAGCCCAAGCCAGAATTGACACAATGGTGCCTGAACAAGAACATTCCCCTACATGCTTTCCCCTGGGACGGGCAGTATCAAACAGCCGGGCTGCAAGCTGATGCAGCGTACCTGATCCGCCCGGATACCTATGTGGCAGTTGCAGAGCCGTCGGGCTCATTTCAGAGGTTTGACCGGTACTTTGAAGACATCGGACTCCAATGGCTTTGA
- the COX13 gene encoding cytochrome c oxidase subunit VIa (BUSCO:EOG092654RM;~COG:C;~EggNog:ENOG410PNPT;~InterPro:IPR001349,IPR036418,IPR018507;~PFAM:PF02046;~TransMembrane:1 (i58-79o);~go_component: GO:0005743 - mitochondrial inner membrane [Evidence IEA];~go_component: GO:0005751 - mitochondrial respiratory chain complex IV [Evidence IEA];~go_function: GO:0004129 - cytochrome-c oxidase activity [Evidence IEA]), with the protein MIPQRSALRFAQRSAPVRSALQRRFNSAQSKIPSWAVDNEFNRERAAVKHHAASTSSLWLKLSIFAVIPCLIGGGWNAYSQWNEHWEHWEHMAPLEERTEYPYQNIRSKNYPWGDGDKTIFWNSSVNYHNKDKST; encoded by the exons ATGATTCCCCAGCGCAGTGCCCTTCGCTTCGCCCAGCGTTCCGCTCCGGTTCGCTCTGCCCTCCAGCGCCGTTTTAACAGCGCGCAGTCCAAGATTCCGTCTTGGGCTGTCGACAACGAGTTCAACCGCGAGAGAGCCGCCGTCAAGCACCACGCCGCCTCGACTAGCA GTCTCTGGCTCAAGCTCTCCATATT CGCCGTTATTCCCTGCTTAATTGGCGGCGGTTGGAACGCCTACAGCCAGTGGAACGAGCACTGGGAGCACTGGGAGCACATGGCCCCTCTGGAGGAACGCACCGAGTACCCCTACCAGAACATCCGTTCCAAGAACTACCCCTGGGGAGATGGTGACAAG ACCATCTT CTGGAACAGCAGCGTCAACTACCACAACAAGGACAAGTCTACCTAG
- the APN2 gene encoding DNA-(apurinic or apyrimidinic site) lyase APN2 (COG:L;~EggNog:ENOG410PJN6;~InterPro:IPR020848,IPR004808,IPR036691,IPR005135;~PFAM:PF03372;~go_function: GO:0003677 - DNA binding [Evidence IEA];~go_function: GO:0004518 - nuclease activity [Evidence IEA];~go_function: GO:0004519 - endonuclease activity [Evidence IEA];~go_process: GO:0006281 - DNA repair [Evidence IEA]), translated as MGFRITTWNVNGIRNPFSYEPWRSTRTFESMFDILEADIVVFQETKIQRKDLRDDMVLVSGWDCYFSLPRVKKGYSGVAIYTRNATCAPIRAEEGLTGTLCPPNSSAPFRDLPEDQQIGGYPTIEQLSQLELDAETLDSEGRCVLLEFPAFVLIGIYCPANRDESRDAFRQNYLDLMDARVRNLVTMGKRVFVTGDINISRGEIDAAHASENIKKGAITGDHFVSAPARRLFNHLLSDGKVLGDRDEGREQPALFDICRSFHPERKGMYTCWEQRINARPGNYGSRIDYVLCSLNMQDWFHDSNIQEGLMGSDHCPVYAIFKDTVPLGEGETNIYDVVNPPGLFRNGARQQDYTTKLLLPLSGRLIPEFDRRRNIKDMFMRKSSQPSQKSPSVQQPTPTPLSEGTKAVAESTNLRSTSLSGSSSVVTPDADQSKGIVRKRPVRTENPPVKRSKSAGNHTVTPTAGQSTLKGFFKTKSNPDIDMEDFKSLRDGETALPRSPSKIRSQQVAGAKSAEMAQDVDVDESNESTPATTASYKEPTDFIDPVASKQDWSKLFTKKPAPTCEGHDEPCISLKTKKPGVNFGRSFWICPRPLGPSGNKEKGTTWRCSTFIWANDWDSSTM; from the exons ATGGGGTTTCGTATCACGACATGGAACG TAAACGGCATTAG GAACCCATTCTCGTATGAGCCATGGAGGAGTACACGTACTTTCGAG TCTATGTTTGATATACTGGAAGCCGATATTGTCGTTTTTCAGGAAACCAAAATCCAGCGAAAGGACCTTAGAGATGATATGGTTCTTGTTTCCGGGTGGGATTGCTACTTCAGCCTACCTAGAGTTAAAAAGG GTTATTCGGGTGTTGCAATATACACACGCAATGCAACATGTGCTCCCATCCGTGCTGAGGAGGGGCTGACGGGAACCTTATGTCCGCCAAATTCATCCGCGCCATTCAGGGACCTACCTGAAGATCAGCAAATCGGTGGTTATCCAACGATAGAGCAATTATCGCAACTCGAATTAGACGCAGAAACACTCGATTCTGAGGGGCGCTGTGTTCTACTTGAGTTCCCTGCCTTCGTTCTTATAGGCATCTATTGCCCTGCCAATAGGGATGAGAGTCGAGATGCATTTCGCCAGAATTATCTAGACTTGATGGATGCTCGGGTCCGAAATCTAGTCACCATGGGAAAACGTGTGTTCGTCACTGGGGATATCAATATCTCAAGAGGCGAGATTGATGCAGCTCATGCGTCTGAAAATATCAAAAAAGGAGCTATTACCGGAGACCACTTTGTCTCCGCTCCTGCGCGGCGCCTATTCAACCACCTACTGTCTGACGGTAAAGTTTTGGGTGACCGAGATGAGGGAAGGGAACAGCCAGCTCTTTTCGATATATGCAGATCCTTCCACCCTGAGCGCAAGGGCATGTATACTTGCTGGGAGCAGAGAATAAATGCTCGCCCCGGCAACTACGGTTCGAGAATAGATTATGTCCTTTGCAGCTTGAACATGCAGGATTGGTTCCATGACTCTAATATCCAAGAAGGACTCATG GGGTCGGACCATTGTCCAGTATATGCTATTTTCAAGGACACCGTGCCTCTTGGTGAGGGCGAAACCAACATTTATGATGTCGTGAACCCACCAGGGCTGTTTCGAAACGGCGCACGCCAACAAGACTATACGACAAAGTTGTTGTTACCACTGTCGGGGCGACTGATACCGGAGTTCGATAGACGGAGAAACATCAAAGATATGTTCATGCGTAAATCTAGCCAGCCATCGCAAAAGTCGCCTTCTGTTCAGCAACCAACTCCAACGCCATTATCTGAAGGCACCAAGGCAGTCGCAGAGTCTACCAACCTTCGCTCAACGAGCTTGAGTGGAAGCTCCTCTGTCGTAACACCTGATGCTGACCAGTCAAAGGGCATTGTGCGCAAACGACCCGTCAGGACAGAAAACCCTCCCGTAAAGCGTTCAAAATCTGCAGGTAATCACACAGTCACGCCAACTGCTGGACAGAGTACGCTGAAGGGATTTTTCAAGACAAAAAGCAACCCTGACATTGATATGGAGGATTTCAAATCTCTCAGGGATGGAGAAACAGCCTTGCCCAGAAGCCCGTCTAAAATCCGCAGCCAACAAGTAGCAGGTGCGAAAAGTGCGGAAATGGCGCAAgacgttgatgttgacgaatCCAACGAATCAACACCGGCTACTACAGCATCATATAAAGAACCAACAGACTTCATCGATCCCGTCGCTAGCAAACAGGATTGGTCAAAACTGTTTACTAAGAAGCCTGCTCCCACGTGCGAAGGCCACGATGAGCCGTGCATTAGTTTGAAAACTAAAAAGCCTGGGGTAAACTTTGGTCGTTCTTTCTGGATTTGTCCCAGACCTTTGGGACCCAGCGGGAACAAGGAGAAAGGAACTACCTGGCGATGTTCTACTTTCATCTGGGCCAACGATTGGGATTCCTCGACGATGTAA
- the APC5 gene encoding putative anaphase-promoting complex subunit Apc5 (COG:D;~EggNog:ENOG410PHQY;~InterPro:IPR026000,IPR037679,IPR011990;~PFAM:PF12862;~SECRETED:SignalP(1-22);~go_component: GO:0005680 - anaphase-promoting complex [Evidence IEA];~go_function: GO:0005515 - protein binding [Evidence IEA]): MSRYLTPSKVALLCLIQVYTEGVVPNSSAIHVLSFVVAYLSPMGGEDGPSSSDDWVAQYSVTIEDLEQALVTSPSSVPGRSVWDLFLRKIWSIDSCDALEVFFTEISTILAKTREEQIRDRDAGIIPESDCMRLARCSPLGAFVRRAQLEFTRLQFHDSVNLWKGFVKYRLPTYRAWARKNPSDEQASVDINLLELGLGTSSHLCQVAYGNIEEDDEDDRYVSTKEVERLLEFQINELQRFGGRVPEGMKAQLERIIASGVTLPNLIHYLRAGDYPSSFDNLHRYFDYTMHSRDKGTYQYALLNLAILQADFGCYGEAVSAMQEAVSIARESHDMNCLNFCMSWLYHFGKAFPELIKDVENTGMLGNEKEGLSFLKAKAKETEMWSLLSTTLLSEAKLELQNGESLASSIENVVRASHLNVTKNLVNSMGPQLLLQTALYSRIGVTHFAWLSSEVFRQCYRNSAPFEDYLKSTFRSCQLLAQQGRYSEVSAHMTAMSPERFRSLKTSQYWAFFSGVLQLKRKIYNDDQVAAGYLLSQLQAIDLPDSDLSFLLSFLSVEFMIRQANYAQALDLIEKTAQSIHQDNFDIQPQVKLLCLKARIFEKTGQPERGFSLAMRAASIAYRSKLLPGLWEAICALANVLLSLKEFDAASVMIESIMPQILESSDCDLAASAYSLLVDANMGIAGKLWSEGKNTPTKKEYMNRALGYLDCAYDQYEEIEDIRGQCEMMAKKATVMHLTGDSVLANDYAAKYLDLQKQKASQ, encoded by the exons ATGAGTCGATATCTCACCCCATCAAAGGTTGCTCTACTATGCCTCATCCAAGTCTATACTGAAGGCGTGGTCCCGAACTCGTCTGCAATCCATGTCCTCTCGTTTGTGGTCGCTTATCTCAGTCCCATgggcggagaggatggaccttcttcttcggacGATTGGGTTGCTCAGTATTCAGTGACCATCGAGGATTTGGAACAGGCACTGGTAACAAGTCCATCGTCTGTGCCTGGAAGATCTGTTTGGGACTTGTTTCTCCGAAAAATATGGTCGATCGACTCCTGTGACGCGTTGGAAGTGTTCTTCACAGAGATATCTACCATACTTGCGAAGACCCGTGAAGAGCAGATTAGAGACAGAGATGCCGGCATCATTCCAGAGTCTGATTGTATGCGCCTCGCTCGATGTTCGCCCCTAGGCGCGTTCGTAAGAAGAGCCCAACTGGAATTCACAAGGTTGCAGTTTCACGACTCTGTAAATCTATGGAAAGGCTTTGTCAAATATCGCCTTCCGACATACCGAGCCTGGGCGCGCAAAAACCCTTCCGACGAGCAGGCTTCTGTGGACATCAATTTATTGGAACTGGGCCTCGGTACAAGCAGTCATCTTTGTCAGGTAGCATACGGGAAcatcgaagaagatgatgaagacgatcgCTATGTCAGTACGAAGGAAGTTGAAAGGCTCCTCGAATTTCAGATCAACGAATTGCAAA GATTTGGTGGGAGAGTCCCAGAAGGAATGAAAGCACAACTGGAGCGCATTATTGCATCTGGTGTGACTTTGCCTAATCTGATACACTATTTAAG GGCAGGGGATTACCCGTCATCTTTTGACAACCTTCATCGCTACTTCGATTACACGATGCATAGTCGAGACAAAGGGACCTATCAATATGCGCTTCTAAATCTTGCAATACTACAAGCAGACTTCGGGTGTTATGGAGAAGCCGTGTCTGCGATGCAAGAAGCCGTCTCAATCGCTCGGGAATCCCATGATATGAACTGCCTGAACTTCTGCATGAGCTGGCTGTATCATTTTGGAAAAGCCTTTCCAGAACTCATCAAAGATGTTGAAAATACTGGTATGCTAGGTAATGAAAAAGAAGGGCTATCGTTCCTCAAAGCGAAGGCAAAAGAAACAGAGATGTGGAGCTTATTGAGTACTACCCTCCTGAGCGAAGCAAAACTCGAACTACAGAAT GGAGAGAGTCTCGCGTCGTCGATCGAGAACGTTGTGCGCGCGTCACATTTAAATGTCACAAAGAACCTGGTGAATTCAATGGGGCCGCAGCTCCTACTTCAAACCGCACTATACTCTAGAATAG GAGTCACCCATTTTGCCTGGCTGAGTAGCGAGGTATTCCGCCAATGCTACCGGAACAGCGCGCCTTTTGAAGACTATTTGAAGAGCACATTCCGAAGCTGCCAACTC CTAGCGCAACAAGGCCGCTATAGCGAGGTTTCTGCCCACATGACTGCAATGAGCCCTGAAAGATTTCGGTCATTGAAAACGAGCCAATATTGGGCGTTTTTCTCGGGTGTACTTCAGCTTAAACGTAAAATCTACAA TGACGACCAAGTAGCAGCAGGCTATCTGCTGTCACAGCTCCAGGCAATCGATCTTCCTGACAGCGATTTGTCATTCCTATTGTCCTTCTTATCCGTTGAATTTATGATCCGCCAAGCCAACTATGCGCAGGCGTTGGACCTTATTGAAAAGACTGCGCAGTCAATTCACCAGGACAActtcgatatccagcccCAAGTCAAACTACTATGTCTCAAGGCTCGCATATTTGAGAAAACAGGCCAGCCTGAACGGGGATTCTCCTTGGCCATGAGGGCTGCGAGCATTGCCTATCGCTCGAAACTGCTCCCCGGCCTCTGGGAGGCTATCTGTGCATTGGCAAATGTTCTTTTGAGTCTCAAGGAGTTTGACGCTGCCTCAGTTATGATAGAGAGCATCATGCCTCAAATTCTGGAGTCAAGCGATTGTGATCTCGCGGCTTCCGCGTACTCCCTCCTAGTAGATGCCAATATGGGTATCGCCGGCAAACTCTGGAGTGAAGGAAAGAATACGCCCACCAAGAAAGAATACATGAACCGGGCCCTGGGTTACCTTGATTGTGCCTACGACCAATATGAGGAAATTGAGGATATCAGAGGGCAGTGTGAGATGATGGCTAAGAAAGCTACGGTGATGCATCTAACAGGCGATTCGGTTCTTGCCAACGATTATGCCGCGAAGTACCTAGACCTACAAAAGCAGAAGGCATCGCAGTAA
- a CDS encoding HMG-box domain-containing protein (COG:K;~EggNog:ENOG410QDNT;~InterPro:IPR009071,IPR036910;~PFAM:PF00505,PF09011), whose translation MKSTTQSADNLTELLWQDALRHLGSTNNEVLLPTNVVDIIGQDNVEKIKSRLSALLGTPVVSFVDESINALRVLRTPAFSGSSISVASHAKTFSSKTGEVPVKSRAASTKSTKVPRPPNAFILYRQHHHPRVKGQYPELSNNEISVILGKQWRAESEEAKLHFKNLAEEFKKKHAEDHPDYQYTPRKPSERKRRTTSRSSPKPSKRSIPLESPPSVSTSSPNVFTPPVCPEMENNHTASASYIGPLDNLNVIFDASDFTEEPASFGANAFDSLFQQAQSDYSRTTLFPQLDLAERSFGDAFEFPDFAGDCF comes from the exons ATGAAATCAACAACACAATCCGCCGACAACCTCACAGAGCTGCTTTGGCAAGATGCTTTGCGCCACCTCGGGTCTACGAATAATGAAGTCCTTCTGCCGACAAATGTGGTGGACATCATCGGTCAAGATAATGTCGAGAAAATTAAATCGCGTCTTTC TGCACTTCTAGGTACCCCGGTCGTGTCTTTTGTCGATGAGTCGATCAACGCTCTCCGTGTTCTACGCACGCCAGCGTTTTCAGGGTCATCAATTTCTGTCGCCTCCCATGCTAAGACCTTCAGCTCAAAAACCGGCGAAGTCCCTGTCAAATCTAGGGCAGCATCCACCAAATCTACTAAGGTCCCTCGACCTCCTAATGCATTCATCTTATACCGGCAGCACCATCACCCTAGAGTAAAGGGGCAGTACCCTGAGCTCTCAAACAATGAGATCT CGGTGATTTTGGGGAAGCAATGGAGGGCGGAGTCCGAAGAGGCTAAGCTACATTTCAAGAACTTAGCAGAAGAGTTCAAAAAGAAGCATGCCGAAGATCATCCAGACTATCAATACACTCCTCGAAAGCCGTCCGAGAGAAAACGGCGAACGACTTCCCGCTCTTCTCCCAAGCCGTCAAAACGATCTATCCCCCTTGAATCCCCGCCCTCGGTGAGCACATCATCCCCGAATGTGTTCACTCCCCCAGTGTGTCCAGAAATGGAGAACAACCATACGGCTAGCGCGAGCTACATAGGACCGTTGGACAACCTGAACGTTATATTTGATGCCAGTGATTTTACAGAAGAACCCGCCAGTTTTGGCGCAAACGCATTTGATTCTCTATTTCAACAAGCTCAAAGCGACTATAGCAGGACCACATTATTCCCACAGCTGGATCTTGCTGAACGATCTTTCGGAGACGCATTCGAGTTTCCAGACTTTGCAGGTGACTGCTTCTAA
- the MAT1-2-4 gene encoding putative mating locus protein (COG:S;~EggNog:ENOG410PYBK): protein MNLYSQAIFRLLDQIVGDASFPLTQREQAAYITASFASHHNSYRLMAQVSALFNGGKLLHASHRNTGIEGNLEVPVCRHGPIIQAIANDYQVTPTVPDFEGHPIELVSILDPEIESRLTGEKIFELHQILVSMERIANEELARYTIQYGYHYIFRAGLNQYYMTKAVVEKVNFLRQDARGHGYQVRAQRLCYQAMEYRPNLSDAEKNIVVQALNCVPEDAHRFWNWLAANRASYCAMKACISLLNRLQFNGEMFLTTRLR from the exons ATGAATCTATACAGCCAAGCAATTTTCAGGCTCCTCGACCAAATTGTTGGAGATGCCAGTTTTCCTTTGACACAGAGAGAACAAGCAGCCTACATCACAGCTTCATTCGCCTCCCACCACAACAGCTATCGGCTCATGGCTCAGGTCTCTGCCCTTTTCAATGGCGGCAAACTGCTGCATGCGTCTCACAGGAATACTGGGATTGAGGGAAATTTAGAAGTCCCTGTTTGCCGTCATGGTCCTATCATTCAAGCAATTGCGAACGACTATCAAGTTACCCCCACTGTCCCCGACTTTGAAGGACACCCAATCGAACTTGTTAGCATTCTGGACCCGGAAATTGAGTCCAGACTTACTGGCGAGAAAATATTTGAGCTTCACCAAATTCTCGTGTCAATGGAGAGAATCGCGAATGAAGAGCTTGCCAGATACACCATACAATACGGCTATCACTACATATTCAGGGCTGGTCTCAACCAGTACTATATGAC CAAAGCCGTAGTCGAAAAAGTAAATTTCTTGAGACAGGATGCTCGAGGTCATGGGTATCAAGTCCGGGCACAGAGACTCTGCTATCAAGCGATGGAATATCGTCCTAACCTCAGCGACGCGGAAAAGAACATCGTGGTTCAGGCTCTCAATTGCGTACCAGAGGACGCACACCGGTTCT GGAATTGGCTTGCCGCAAACCGCGCATCCTACTGCGCAATGAAAGCTTGCATTTCCCTGCTGAACAGGCTCCAAT TCAATGGAGAGATGTTTCTTACGACCAGGCTCAGGTAG